The Streptomyces sp. WZ-12 genome segment GCGTGCGCCGTCGCCGACCTGGGAACCGACCGGCTCGCCGCGCAGCAGTCGCTCCGCGGCGTCCTTGTCGAGCCAGCTGTACCGGTCGTCGGCCATCACATGTCCTTCTGCGTTCGCGCGGCCGTTTCCGTCACACCTGGAACGTACGAATCCGGCGCACCGTCACGGTGTCTTCGGTCCTGTACGGGCAGCTCGCCCACCGTCCCGCTCCCCCCGCCCGAACCGGCGGACGCCCCCTGGGGCTCCCCGTCGCCGTCGTCCCCGCCGTCCTCCCCGAGCAGTTCGGCCAGCTTCTTCAGTCCGCGGTGGGCGGCGGTGCGCACCGCGCCCGGCCGCTTGCCGAGCACCTGCGCCGCGCTCTTGGCGTCCAGCCCGACCACCACCCGCAGCGTCACGGCCTCGGCCTGGTCCTGCGGCAGCCGGCCTATGAGTCGGAAGGTGCGGCCGGTGCCCAGCGCCTCCAGCGCCTCGCCGGCGGTGTCGGACGCGGCCGGAGTATCGGCGAGTTCGCTCTCGTCGCCGCCGACGGCCGGGCGTCGGCCGCGCATCCGTATGTGGTCCAGTGCCCGGTTACGGGCGATCCGCGCGGTCCAGCCCCGGAAGCGGTCCGCGTCGCCCTCGAAGCGGGCCAGGTCCCGGGTGATCTGGAGCCACGCCTCGGACGCCACGTCCTCGGCGTCGCCCTCGCCCACCAGGGTCCGGACGTAGCCGAGAAGCCGGGGGTGTATCGCGCGGTAGACGAGCCGGAACCCGGTCTCGTCACCGTCCTGCGCCGCCTGCACGGCAACCGTCAGCCGTCCGTCGTCCGGCTGAATGTCGTCCCCTCGCACGGGTCCATCCTGTCGCACGCTGAATGCCCGCCGCCCGGTCCTTGCCGCTATGCGTTTGCTGTGAGTCGGTCGCCCGGTCCGCCGGGGCCGTCGCGCGCCCGGTCGGTCCGGCCGCGGCCGCCCCCCGTCGGGCCGTTCCTGCTGACCGTAACGGGTCAGACCCCGTGTCCGGCACCCGGGCCACTTCTTGCGGCGGACGCCACACCGCCGCGGCACGCGCCGGTCGCCCCCAACTCCCGGGAAACGAACCGCTCTTCACCCCCCGGACCGGCGGTACCCACGCGCCCACCGGCGCGTTCGGGCACGTTACGGGCCCCTCCCGCCCCGCGTCCAGACCACTGGCCGTGCCCCGGCCCGTACCGCGTGTGACGCTTTTCGGCCCGATGGCGCTGTATCGATTAGGGGCCCGTCGCGGGCCCCGCACGAGCGACGGCCGGGGCCTCTCCTGTGGGGGGTGGCGGCCCCGGCCGTCTTCGTCAGTCCCTCTCCGCCCGGCCGTTCAGAGCCGGTTCGCCAGCGCCTTGAAGTCCGGCCAGGACTGCGCGGGGGTCCGCGGGTCCCAGGTCTTCTGCGCCAGCGCAGCGAGCGGCAGCTTGATCCCGGCCGCGATCTGCTGCGCGGTCTGCGCCTGCGCGTGGTCGCACCAGATCGCGAACCGTCCGCCGGGGATCCGGTCGGCCCCGGTCTGGGACTCCGGTACGGAGACCGGCGAGGTGTGCCGCAGTACGCGCGGGGTCCAGCTCTTGTAGATCCGCTCGCCGGTCGGGTAGGTGAAGCCGTTGGGCTCGCCGAGCACGTAATAGAGGAACTCGTCGTTGAGGTTGAGCACCGTGCGGCCCTCGCGGAGGTAGCTCTCCGGTTCGCGGGCGCCGATCTCCTTGCCGGTCCAGTAGGCGACCGTGCGGTTCTTGTCGGCGGCCACCTTGCCGCCCGCGAAGAAGCCGTCGTTCCACGCCTCGATCCGGTTCTTGCCGGCGGCCTCGACGGTCTTCTGCCGGTCGTTCAGCCAGCCGGTGGCCAGGTCCTTGATGGTGGCGCCGGAGCCGTACTTGTCCCGGGCGGCCTTGGCGAGCTGCGGGTAGGACGCCTCGGGGTTCGAGGCCATCAGCGCCTGGTACTCGTCGCCGCCCAGGTGCCAGTAGGGGCCGGTGAAGAGCTGCCCGAACTCCTTCAGCAACGAGTCGATGAGCTCGCCGGCCTGGGGCTTGGAGATGTCGATGGCGCCGCGGAGCACCTTGCCGGAGGCGTTGCGCAGTTGGAGGTCGGGGTAGTGGTCGAGCACGGCGCCGAGGTGGCCGGGCGAGTCGATCTCCGGGATGAGCGCGACGTGCAGGCTCTGCCCGACCTTGATCAGGTGGCGGACCTGATCCTTGGTCAGGTGGTCGGCGGAGACGATCTGGGGGTGGCCCTCGCTCTGGATGCGGAAGCCCTGGTCGTCGGAGAAGTGCAGCTGGAGCTGGTTGAGCTTGAGGTCGGCGAGCTGCCGGATGCGGGCCTCGATCCAGTCCGCGGTGAACGGCTTGCGGGCGTTGTCGAGCATCATGCCGCGCTGCGGCCGGTCCGGGCGGTCCTCGATGGTGCCCTCGGGGAGGCCGCCGGCGGTGCGGACGGCCTGCTTGACGGTGCGGGTGCCGTTGAAGACGCCGGTGTCGGTGGGGGCGGTGAGGGTGAGCCGGGCGTCCCGGGCGGTGAGGGTGTAGGACTCGTCGGCGGCGCTGCCGACCGGGGCGTTGTTGGCGCGCGCGCCGCGGGCCCCTCCGCTGAGCTTCACCTCGATGTCACCGGGGCGGACGTCCTGTTTGCCCCACACCACGGCCAGCCCGCCGAGATCCTTGGCCATGAGTTGCGCCTCATCGGCGACGGTGCTCTTCTCCCCGGCCGGTACCACGATCCGGGCGCCCTTGGTCGGTCGCCAGCCGTTTCCGTCGGCCGGACGGAACTCCCGTACGGCCGGGACGATGTGCGGCGGGCCGGTCACCTTGGCCCAGCTCGGGATGGGCGCGGCGGGGCTGGAGGAGCTGGGGGCGGCGCCCGGGGTCTGGGAGTTGGCCCCTTGGGAACAGCCGCCGAGCACCAGCGCGCCGGCCAGCACCGGGGCGGTCAACAGCATGCGGCGGGCCCCCGGTCCGACGGCCGGCCGGGCCGGGAGCGGGGGCTGTGGGGAGGCCGAGGGCCACGGGGAACGCGGCGGCCGCATCGGGTTCGACATCGTGCAATCCTCACTTTTCGGGGCGAAGGCATTGCCTGGTGCGCGGAGCGAGGCGTCTACCGGGCACGCGAAAGCTCTCTCATCCGGGTGAAAATCGCGCATCCGTCGGACAGTGTTCGGCGGGCGTCGTTAGCGTGGCCTCGCCGTCGCTCACTCCCTTCCGGGGCGCGTGGACCGCCGGACGATCGCCGGGTGCCACCTCATGTGACGTATTCACCACACCCGCCTTCAGCTCCGTACGTATCAGACTTTTCATCCGTTTCGCCCCACCCACCACTGAGTTTCCGCCAGTCACCTCTCCCCCTCCCCTCCCTCCGAGGAGCCCCCGCTGTCCGGTGACACTCCGGCCGCCCGTCCACTGACCCGGCCGCCCGCGCCCGCGCCGCGGCGCGACATACCTTGGCAGATCCACCCCACCCCGCCCGCGGCCACCGGCCTCGCCCGCTTCAACGCCCTCCCCCACTCCCGCGCCGTGGCAACCCTGTTGACCTGCTGCGGCTGCCTCCGCTGGGCCGAGCGGATCGCCGCCCACCGCCCCTACCCCGACGCCGAGTCACTGCTCGCCGCCGCCGACGAGGCCGGCTACGACCTCACCGCGACCGAGCAGATCCGGGCACTGACCCAGGAGCCGCCCGCCCCGCTCCCACCGGCCCGCCCCGGCCCCGGCGCGCTCGCCGCACACACCGCGCTGCGCGCCGCGCACGCCGCCTACGAGCGCCGCTTCCGGTACGCCTTCGTCATCTGCCTCGACGGCCACCGCGACGACGAGATGTTGGACCAGACCCTGCACGCCATCCGCACCCGGCTCGCCCACGAACCGGACGAGGAGCGACCGGTCGCCGCGGACGCCCTACGGCGGCTGGCACGCGCCAGACTGGCCCAACTTGCGGCGTTTTGCCGGCAATAGCCCCATTTCTTCTTGTGTGATAGCCCGTTGGTGCCTGTTTGATCACACCTAAGGCCCCCCGCGCGAGGAACCGACAGGGCGTCGATACGATGACGAGCGGCCGGTGGACCGTACCCGGCTGGGCCCGACCGACCAACGAAGCCGGCGCGGCCCTAGTCCCCGCTCCCGGAGGGTTCTTCCGTGCCGGCTGGAACGCTGTACCGCGGCCGGGAAGGCATGTGGTCCTGGGTGGCTCACCGAGTCACCGGCGTCCTCATCTTCTTCTTCCTGTTCGTACACGTCCTCGACACCGCTCTCGTCCGCGTCTCTCCTGACGCGTACGACAACGTCGTTGCGACCTACAAGACGCCGATCGTCAACGTGATGGAGTACGGCCTGGTGGCCGCCATCCTCTTCCACGCGCTCAACGGCCTGCGGGTCATCGCGGTGGACTTCTGGTCCAAGGGCCCGAAGTACCAGAAGCAGATGCTGTGGACCGTTGTCGGTGTCTGGGTCGTGCTGATGGCCGGTGCCTTCTACCCCGTGCTCCAGCACACGCTGCGCACGCTGTTCGGGAGCTGAGGCGAGAGATGTCTGCTGAATCCACCACCGCGGGTGCCACCGCCGCGGAGAACGTCGCGCTCTTCGACGCGGACAACCCGGCCCCGGTCATCGAGGCGCCCCGCAAGCGCACCGCGAAGTCGCCCAAGGCGACCCGCACCAACTTCGAGCTGTACGGCTGGCTGTTCATGCGGCTGTCCGGCATCGTCCTGGTCGTCCTGGTCCTGGGCCACCTGCTGATCCAGCTCGTGCTCGACGGTGGCGTCTCCAAGATCGGCTTCGCCTTCGTGGCCGGCCGTTGGGCCTCGCCGTTCTGGCAGGTCTGGGACCTGCTGATGCTGTGGCTGGCCATGTTGCACGGGGCCAACGGCCTGCGCACCGTCATCAACGACTACGCGCAGCGGGACAACACCCGCTTCTGGCTGAAGATGCTGCTCTACACCGCCACGGTGTTCACCGTCCTTCTGGGCACGCTGGTGATCTTCACCTTCGACCCGAACATCCGCTAGGCCCCGGGCTGAGGGACTGAGGTAACGACCCATGCAGATCCACAAGTACGACACCGTCATCGTCGGCGCCGGCGGCGCCGGCAT includes the following:
- a CDS encoding RNA polymerase sigma factor → MRGDDIQPDDGRLTVAVQAAQDGDETGFRLVYRAIHPRLLGYVRTLVGEGDAEDVASEAWLQITRDLARFEGDADRFRGWTARIARNRALDHIRMRGRRPAVGGDESELADTPAASDTAGEALEALGTGRTFRLIGRLPQDQAEAVTLRVVVGLDAKSAAQVLGKRPGAVRTAAHRGLKKLAELLGEDGGDDGDGEPQGASAGSGGGSGTVGELPVQDRRHRDGAPDSYVPGVTETAARTQKDM
- a CDS encoding beta-N-acetylhexosaminidase, with the translated sequence MSNPMRPPRSPWPSASPQPPLPARPAVGPGARRMLLTAPVLAGALVLGGCSQGANSQTPGAAPSSSSPAAPIPSWAKVTGPPHIVPAVREFRPADGNGWRPTKGARIVVPAGEKSTVADEAQLMAKDLGGLAVVWGKQDVRPGDIEVKLSGGARGARANNAPVGSAADESYTLTARDARLTLTAPTDTGVFNGTRTVKQAVRTAGGLPEGTIEDRPDRPQRGMMLDNARKPFTADWIEARIRQLADLKLNQLQLHFSDDQGFRIQSEGHPQIVSADHLTKDQVRHLIKVGQSLHVALIPEIDSPGHLGAVLDHYPDLQLRNASGKVLRGAIDISKPQAGELIDSLLKEFGQLFTGPYWHLGGDEYQALMASNPEASYPQLAKAARDKYGSGATIKDLATGWLNDRQKTVEAAGKNRIEAWNDGFFAGGKVAADKNRTVAYWTGKEIGAREPESYLREGRTVLNLNDEFLYYVLGEPNGFTYPTGERIYKSWTPRVLRHTSPVSVPESQTGADRIPGGRFAIWCDHAQAQTAQQIAAGIKLPLAALAQKTWDPRTPAQSWPDFKALANRL
- a CDS encoding 2-oxo-4-hydroxy-4-carboxy-5-ureidoimidazoline decarboxylase — its product is MHPTPPAATGLARFNALPHSRAVATLLTCCGCLRWAERIAAHRPYPDAESLLAAADEAGYDLTATEQIRALTQEPPAPLPPARPGPGALAAHTALRAAHAAYERRFRYAFVICLDGHRDDEMLDQTLHAIRTRLAHEPDEERPVAADALRRLARARLAQLAAFCRQ
- the sdhC gene encoding succinate dehydrogenase, cytochrome b556 subunit, with the translated sequence MPAGTLYRGREGMWSWVAHRVTGVLIFFFLFVHVLDTALVRVSPDAYDNVVATYKTPIVNVMEYGLVAAILFHALNGLRVIAVDFWSKGPKYQKQMLWTVVGVWVVLMAGAFYPVLQHTLRTLFGS
- a CDS encoding succinate dehydrogenase hydrophobic membrane anchor subunit gives rise to the protein MSAESTTAGATAAENVALFDADNPAPVIEAPRKRTAKSPKATRTNFELYGWLFMRLSGIVLVVLVLGHLLIQLVLDGGVSKIGFAFVAGRWASPFWQVWDLLMLWLAMLHGANGLRTVINDYAQRDNTRFWLKMLLYTATVFTVLLGTLVIFTFDPNIR